The following proteins are co-located in the Solanum pennellii chromosome 1, SPENNV200 genome:
- the LOC107011092 gene encoding F-box/kelch-repeat protein At1g55270-like, translating to MDQTIERSSNAHRGFRVQPPLVDSVSCYCNVDSGLKTVAGARKFVPGSKLCIQSDISSHAHKSKNSRRERSRVQPPLLPSLPDDLAIACLVRVPRVELSKLRLVCKRWYRLLAGNFFYSQRKSLGMAEEWVYVVKRDRDGRISWHAFDPTYQLWQPLPPVPGDYGEALGFGCAVLSGCHLYLFGGKDPIKGSMRRVIFYNARTNRWHRAPDMLRKRHFFGSCVINNCLYVAGGECEGIQRTLRSAEVYDPNRKRWSFIADMSTAMVPFIGVVYDGKWFIKGLGSHREVLSESYSPDTNAWSPVNNRMVAGWRNPSISMNGRLYALDCRDGCKLRVYDESTQSWIRFIDSKLHLGSSRALEAAALVPLNGKLCIIRNNMSISIIDVSSPDKRVETNPRLWENIAGKGHFRTMFTNLWSSISGRAGLKSHIVHCQVLQV from the exons ATGGACCAAACAATTGAAAGGTCTTCAAATGCACACAGGGGTTTTCGAGTTCAACCTCCACTG GTTGATTCTGTATCATGCTATTGCAATGTTGATTCGGGCTTAAAGACAGTTGCTGGGGCAAGAAAATTTGTCCCAGGATCAAAACTTTGTATCCAGTCAGACATCAGTTCTCATGCACACAAAAGTAAAAACTCTCGAAGGGAGAGGTCAAGAGTGCAGCCACCTCTTCTGCCTAGCCTACCTGATGATCTTGCAATTGCTTGTCTAGTTCGTGTTCCTCGTGTTGAACTTAGCAAGCTCCGTCTAGTTTGCAAAAGGTGGTATAGGCTTCTTGCTGGTAACTTCTTTTACTCTCAAAGGAAGAGTCTTGGAATGGCTGAAGAGTGGGTATATGTGGTTAAGAGAGATCGTGATGGACGGATTTCATGGCATGCATTTGACCCAACTTACCAACTTTGGCAGCCACTTCCACCTGTTCCAGGGGATTATGGTGAAGCCCTTGGATTTGGTTGTGCTGTTCTTAGTGGTTGCCATCTTTATTTGTTTGGAGGGAAAGATCCAATCAAGGGGTCTATGCGAAGGGTAATCTTTTATAATGCTCGAACAAATAGATGGCACAGGGCACCAGACATGCTCCGCAAACGCCATTTCTTCGGCTCTTGCGTAATTAATAATTGTCTTTATGTTGCTGGTGGAGAATGTGAAGGAATACAGAGGACTCTTCGTTCAGCTGAAGTTTATGACCCAAACAGGAAGCGCTGGAGTTTTATTGCTGATATGAGCACAGCGATGGTACCTTTTATCGGGGTAGTGTATGATGGGAAGTGGTTTATAAAAGGTTTGGGATCCCACAGAGAAGTTCTCAGTGAATCTTATAGCCCTGATACAAATGCATGGAGCCCAGTTAACAACAGGATGGTTGCTGGTTGGCGCAACCCAAGCATCTCCATGAATGGTCGTCTATATGCTTTGGATTGTCGTGATGGGTGCAAACTTAGAGTATATGATGAATCTACTCAGTCATGGATCAGATTTATTGATAGTAAGCTCCACCTTGGAAGTTCTCGTGCTTTGGAAGCAGCTGCTCTGGTTCCCCTTAATGGTAAACTTTGTATAATTCGGAACAACATGAGCATCAGCATCATTGATGTGTCGAGTCCTGATAAGCGCGTGGAAACTAACCCACGTCTTTGGGAAAACATTGCTGGTAAAGGTCACTTCAGAACTATGTTCACAAATTTATGGTCAAGTATCTCAGGACGAGCAGGTTTGAAGAGTCATATTGTGCACTGTCAGGTTTTACAAGTTTGA